Genomic segment of Zootoca vivipara chromosome 4, rZooViv1.1, whole genome shotgun sequence:
CACTAGGCAGAACTGTAAATATATTTGTATCCACAACAACATGTAGAATGGCAGCCATGAAGAAGCATGTGGCATGCTGTCCTGTAGGTGAATTCTAATGCAGTTTGGCATCTTTCTGGGACTGTATGTGGCAGATGTAAAAATGCACAAATCCAAGTATAAACACTATCTAACAAGGTttgcctgtgtgtttgtgtgtgcatgcgtgcaatACTCACGGTGCACTTTAGCTTAGTTCATTTGACAGGTCTGTAGGAAATGCAAACCATTCATGTTACAATAGCTGCTAAGAACtgcttgcaattttaaaaaaggttaactGAATATATAATCAGGAGAGTCACATAGCATAAACCTAGAGTTTCCCAAGCgtactgtacatttttttgcTATTCCAGTCTTTCCACCAGCTGAACTGGATGCCAGCCAATTCCCTCCCTTCCACAAGACCTCAGCaaattccccaccccaaagaCTTCAGCACTGCAGTAAATGTTTCTTATCTTGACTCTCCACCCTATCCTacttcccacccccactgctgCGCAGAGTTGTTTCCCAGAAACATATTCAAAGTTACCCTATTGAGTTTGTTACTTATAGATGTACTGGTCATATTTATGTGACAATGTACTGATATGTTGAAGATAACCTTGCTCTGtttaaactgcagcagaatgttaTGTGTCCCATGCTGAAGAACTAACAAAATGTCCTTTAACTGTGCAAATGCTTTCCAGTGTTAGATTATTTTCATACGGGAGCAATTTTGTGCAATCCAGCTGAGTTAATGTCAGGGCCCAGAGAGGAGCAAATTAACACACTCTTGGGCTCTGCTTGCCTGCCTTGTGGTCACCCACTTCTACTGGCACGACCCACCACCTGGCAAGACTCCTCAGGACTCCAAGAAGCCTGTCTCACCTTCATGCCTCACTCTGAGCCATGGTGTCCTTCCTCAAAATGAAGCATTCTGGCTGAAGGGCCTAGGAAAGTCTAGCCATTTTGTTGCGGCTAGAAATGTTATAGGTTAATAAAGTAACTTTAGTAGGAAGAGCTAGGTGCACATGAGGCTGAAGCTGAGATACCATGTATGCTGCTGCTGCGTTAGCAATAGCAAAACAATGTTTATAGCAAGTGGGGTGAGAGGAAAAGTGAGGATGGCGGGtacacaactccataccctccaacatttctccgatgaaaatagggacagtccattccataatgataatttcactatttatgccccacacatcttaccgggctgccccagccactctgagcagcttccaatatactgtacataaaaacataatgtaacattaaacattttttaaaaaacttccctatacagcaggcacccccaaacttcagccctcaagatgttttggactacaattcccataatccctgaccactggtcctgtaggctagggaccatgggagttgtaggccaaagcatctggagggccgcagtttggggatgcctgctatacagtacaggattgctttcagatggctcaggggtcggataattccatgccctccaacatttctccaatgaaaatagggacatcctaaggaaaagcggggcattctgggatcaaatcagaaaccaggatggcttccgtaaatcagggatgtccctggaaaatagggacacttggagggtctgcatttcaGGCTGTGCAATGCTCTTTGCTTGCCCTGTTCACTGCTGAATTCCAGGGAAATCGCTAGAACTGGGAGGAGTGACAGAAACAGCTTGCCATGTGCAACAGCCTCTATCTATTTGCATTTCCAAATGACTAACATTCCATGTGTGAATTAGATGTAAGAACGTGTTCCAGGAACATCAACTTAGCTGGGAGCATGCAGTCTCTGGGAGAGTTGAGACATGAGGACGGGGGGGCTTTACGCTGATTCACAAGGGCAATCCATTTTCTGTCCAATTTGGCAACCCACCAGAGCCTCTGCTAAATAGCAAAGCAGTAATGGGAGTAGGAGCTATCCCTTCGTGGATTTTCCACAGAATAGCCTGGTTTGCAGTCCAAAACTGGAACCAGGACCTCAGTCTTTTCTCTTTTACACCATAACAATAATGAAGATTGTTACTCGACTTTGTTTTAAAGGTTtgctaaaaaattaataatagcaAACTAAACCCACAATATCCTTTGGAATTCTGGAGAACATATTCAGATACAGTCTATGTTTGTGGCATTCACAATACCTATATACTCACCTGTCCTGCTGCTATTTCACTCCCCTCAGGCTTCAATACCAGTAATTATTCTATCATCTGAGATGACAAGAGTGTCTTTCAGCATGGTTACACcttacatacaaaaataaacacaatcTTCTTTTTAGTTGGTGCAGTCTAATGCTGTTCCTCAAATATTTCAGCTCTACTGCAAATGTTAGCTACAGAGACTGGTATGTGAGCAGCTTTAGTTCGTCTAGTGGCTCATCTGACTACCAATTTTAATTGCCTCTCTGTCACAAGTCATGAGGAACTTGGGCAATTTAAGCAAGGGCGAATGTATCCCTGATtcctaaagaaacaaaaaaacattatACCTTTGAAGCCTCCAAGAAGGAAGGGCAAAAATGCATTTGCCTAGTAGGTGTCATCTTCCGAGGTAACCCATGAGGCAATTTTTCTGAGGCAAGCTGCTGAAAACAAGAAATTGCAGAGGCACTGTGACCCTGATACAATTTGAGACAGCTTTGTAGGGGGTAAAAGAGGGCACATTAAGAGTTTTGTTTTTCACATTAATGTTGCTATACTGTGCCCCAGGTTTCATTATTTTTATGACAGTTTTGGGGTTTTGGCACTCAAAATTCTGCTTAACCTGAATGCTTTCATGCTACTCAAGTTTACGTCATCAAGAAGGTGACATTTCCCTGGACTTTGGACTCTACACAGGATCTTTGTACCGCtacctaatatatatatacatatacaccttAATATGCTTTACACTTCtcctggagaagggaagaacATGGGGCACAATATTGATGTAAGGAGAGAACAAAACTTCATGGTGAGTGCAGAATGAGTCTACGCTACTGCACTTTCAatctccattgcagggattcccaaactttcTACCCCCAAGGTCCACTTCAGTTGCCTGAAAACTAGTGAGCCACCCCTCCACTCCCATCACAAAAGGATAGTGCAGGGACAGAGCCAGTCGCAAAATGATGACAGATGGAGACAGCTGGCATCACATTCTACTGATTTCTAGTCCATCTTTTGAAATTGCTAAATCCTTTTGCCATAGTGTTTTTCTTGTGGTGTGAAGTTTCAGAGCTGAGCTTTCCACAAGCTTTAGAGGAGACATTTGCTATGAGGTTATTGTGAGTCAgtctccccattttattttatttttttgaccaataaatttttattcatttatacaacaaaacaacaatacgTTTATACACATATATGACACAGATTCAGTaccttttgacttccctcctcccaccaaaATGGTAAATTAGTTCAAGCTGTTCTCGTATTATCTAATTTTGTTACACTCTCTGCGATGTAGAAGTTATGTCAGAACCGTTATCGATTTCATACTTTTGTAATTGTCTTTAGCATAAtttatgaatttactccattctaatTGAAATTTCTCGTCTCCCTGGTCCCGGATTCTATGGGTTAATCTGGCCATTTCCATGTATTCCAGtaccttcgtttgccactccgCTATCAAAGGAATCTCTtgcgttttccatttctgggcaattaACATTCTGGCAGCCACAGTGGCGTATAGAAAAAATATTTGATCTGCTTTTGGGATTTCTTTACCAACCAGCCCCAACAAGAAGGCTTCTACCTTTTTTGGAAAAGTGTATCTCAGGATTTTTTTCAACTCGTTATACACATACACTAATTCCCAAAATTTCTTAATCTCTCCGCACTCTCACCACATGTAGTAGAATTCCCCAGCTGATGTTTTACACTTCCAGCACAGCTTATTTTGAttcctgtacatttttgctaatcttACAGGCGTCAAGTACCAGCGATAaaccattttcattatgttttctttcaATACTACACAAGCTGTGAACTTTAAATTCTCATTCCATAGTCTCATTCCACAGTCTCCCCATTTTAAGGAGAATTTGGAGAaactcagggtctcttccaactctacaattctatgttacTGTGCTTcccaaagtacagtcatacctctggttatgttCGATGCGGGTTGTGTACAGCATGGGTTACAaatgcgccgaacctggaagtgctGGAACTCGGtgatttgtgcatgtgcagacgtgccaaatgacatcatgcgcatgtgcagaagcactgaagCACGCAGCGAGCATGCACAGATccagcgcttcaggttgcgtactgctctggttgcgaacggggctccagaacggatcccgttcacatccagaggtaccactgtattttttaaatccaTCTTCTGTCATTTCTTCACCCATTCTTCTTGAACTCTATCTTCTGTGCCTTCCCTACAAAACCCCTCccagtttcttctctctctcctccttggtCCTTTCATAGTCACATTTTCCTCCTATTCCTAGCTGTCTTTACTCAGCATGCAAGGAGTTGCTGGTGCTGGTCCAACCAAAAGCCTATGTCATGACTGAATGGTGGGGAAAGGCAAGTGATGAGGTACAcaaattttaaatgtgtttatgtgACGTTTTTAACCGGAAAACGTGATTAAGCCATTGTGCTTTGACACTGATGCAATGATTATTGCTGAAAAATAATTATTAGTGCTGTAATTTGGTATCTAAAATTAGAGCATAATCATTTAATTATAGCATGTTAGCAGCACTTGAACACACAGAAAGCAACAAAGTCAGGTAGAATATGTCTGGACTCACCCTTGCGCAGAATCTGATTGGCCACAAAGGTATTGGGCCTTGACTCACTGTGGAACTTCAGATGAAATATATAGAAGCTCCTTCAGGTTAGGCAGAAGTGGATTTCTTCCTCCTTGTTCTTCAGGATTACAGGCATAGTCCATCTTAAATTCATTTGCCAATATGAAGAAACGATGGGAAAGATTCTTATGTTTTGGGGAGAAATGCAAGATCTTCTTTAGAAAAGTATTCCTGAATTATTTTTGCTTGAGCATCACTTTCTGAGAAGCCCCATGGCTTGCTGTGCATTGCAAACTGTGGCCCTGCTGCTTGGGGGCATTGGCACGGTTGGAACGTTAACCGTCACTCTGATGCCTCAGTGGAAAGTATCTGCCTTCACAGAAAGTAACATCATAGTCTTTGAGACCATTTGGGAGGGCCTATGGATGGTGTGTGTCAATCATTTCAAGAAGCATCAGTGCAAATTCCACCGATCCTTGTTGgcccttccacctgccttggAAGCATCCAGAGGACTAATGTGCACAGCATGTGCCCTGTCTGTTATTGCCTTTCTGATTGCCATTGCTGGCATGAAGTGCATCCAATGTCCTGGCAGTAATGAGCAAATGAAGAACAAGATTTTGTTGGCAGCTGGAGCAATTTTCCTTCTGACTGGGGTCATTGTGCTGATTCCTGTTTCCTGGACTGCCAAAAACATCATCGAGGACTTCCACAATCCAGCAATCCAGTTTGCCCGGAAACGTGAACTGGGACCTGCACTCTATTTAGGCTGGATCACCTCAGCATTTCTCATCAGTGGAGGAGCCATATTTTGCAGCTTTTGTGGCTCTGCAGAGAAGCCTGGAAGATACCGAGATTCATTGCCACCCAGTCGCAGACTGAACAAATCTGAACATATCAGGATGATGCCTCTAAGTGTACATTCTTACGTCTGATTATTTCAGTGTTGCATGCTGAGCTTGCTTTGGACAACAGCATAATTCGTTCAACCAGAGTCACCCAGATCCAATAAACACAACTCAGTTGTGCAAGAAGTTTTCCATGCATGGATCTGCTATTTGAATGTGCAGAAGTGTGTGGGATTTAACACACCATAACTATATATTGCTACTCAATGTGTTGGCTTCTGCATTAGGCATTGTCTCCACATGGGTAGCAATATGAACATCGCTCTCTGCTGCTCCTGAAGTTCTCTGGATCAAGGTGAATATGGTTctccagcattttaatgtgaaatgcGAGAAACTTTTTGTTTTGGTTATTGTAGCCTAATTTTCCAAgttatattaaaaacacagtaccaTCGGTTCTTTAGGATTCAATGCTTTTTACCAGTGCTTTCAGTTATATTCTTAACCTGCTAGAGGGCCCTGGCTTCATTTGTGGAACTCTTTAGGCAAAATATGTTATATTATTACAACTAACGTATTCCTATCACAGCTTCTTCCTCTGGTTCTCTTATTCAAGCATTCAGACAACGAGAACAGAAGGGGAGAAAGAGGTATCTTAAGGCCCAAGTAACCATATTTAGTTAATGGGCAGCATTCAGCTTGATGGGTCAAAATTGTTTCAGGAGGTCGTAAATGAAATGACAggcgaagggaagggaagggaaagtgtGCAAGAATAGCCAGATAAGTTCCCTGGAGCTATTTTATCCAGACTCCAGATAAATTTTAATCAATGCAAGATAAAGTTGCCCACAGTTTCACCTAGAAGGAATTTGTTAGTAAATGTTCAAATGATAAGAGACATAGAGTCCATGCCTTAAAGCTACAGCTGTCCTTGAATTTTATATGCAATGACTGActatcctatacagtggtacctcaggttaagaacttaattcattccggaggtccgttcttaacctgaaactgttcttaacctgaggtaccactttagctaatggggcctcccgctgttgcCACActgccactgcacgatttctgttctcatcctgaagcaaagttcttaacccgaggtagtatttctgggttagcggagtctgtaacctgaagcgtctgtaacctgaagcatctgtaacccgaggtaccactgtataatagggAAGCCCTTTTTGCCAAGTGGCATCAAATTTATTATATCACCTGGCTATTCCACAAGTTTTTTTGTGACAAACTGCATTTCCGGCCCCCAGACCTGGTTAACAAAGGACTATATAAAGCTGACTTTGACCACAggcccatttagctcaatattgtctacactgactggcagcaattttCAGGATTTCAAGGCAGGGGTTTCTCTGAACCTCACCTGCAGACACTAGGGATTTAACCTGAGACCTTCTCCTGGGATCCAATGGAGGAGGGTGGGATCTGATGTTCTAGTTTTAGGACTGGAATCCATACACTGCCACactcaaatatattttttcctggtGCGTACTATTTTAAGGAATACCAGGGCTGCTGAATCAAAGACCAGTTTTTCATAATTCagcaatagtttttttaaaaaaaactaatttcaGATCAATCAATATGAATAGATACTAAAAATGGCAGACATAGTGCATAAATACACATTTATGTTTGAAGAAAGGCAATCCTATTGCTTTTTTTGGAGAGTAAATCAATAGCAAACATTTGCTAGCCTCACTTGTCAGGCTTAATTCATCTTTCTAATGCAGTTATGTACAT
This window contains:
- the LOC118085576 gene encoding claudin-8-like gives rise to the protein MACCALQTVALLLGGIGTVGTLTVTLMPQWKVSAFTESNIIVFETIWEGLWMVCVNHFKKHQCKFHRSLLALPPALEASRGLMCTACALSVIAFLIAIAGMKCIQCPGSNEQMKNKILLAAGAIFLLTGVIVLIPVSWTAKNIIEDFHNPAIQFARKRELGPALYLGWITSAFLISGGAIFCSFCGSAEKPGRYRDSLPPSRRLNKSEHIRMMPLSVHSYV